A window of Pomacea canaliculata isolate SZHN2017 linkage group LG3, ASM307304v1, whole genome shotgun sequence contains these coding sequences:
- the LOC112559095 gene encoding rho GTPase-activating protein 26-like isoform X2 produces the protein MGLQPLEFSDCLVDSPFLRGKLQEHEQELEGMSKAIKVLIQHGKEVFDAARQLSQAQKTFAKDLKDLQFQCIDKQTDDETTIVKTLSEFGKYLLDIEQLRETMVNSTELHFIQRLEAFTRNDLDAVKDHKKNFDKQTTIFCQSQERYLGIKSKASESQLKEADVQMEADRREFYQASMKYVLKLQEMHEKKKFEFVENLLGYMSGWMTFYHEGYEKLGDFRLNDKRLRLLLQKARENFECTKGEAEQLMDKMLKAPGTELMDQSAVLQGFTRQGYLYLMEKKALGTSWTKYFCQYNKETKELFCMVYMKNGEMGEPDKYILQSCTRRKTESIDRRFCFDVIVKDRPNPLTFQALSGDDRRYWLDALDGREPVYLVTEIKSKSVSVSLNEDGFNFVKKAIAAVEARGLETEGLYRLPGVQSAVATLLEKALRRDHKKSEPNYEDPVAVDTRTLTSTLKLYFRSLSEPLMTFDLYDSFVAAAKQETEEQRLESVMLHIKKLPSANFNMLALLVGHLARIAEKSAVNGMSSANLGICFSPSLIRPRSETMASVLDLRFCSIFVEILIQNYEKIFRLRADAVNCGEAKYSAAHRPSFSVAPAREPDTSVTLRRKSSPAIKTPETESSGPVKSGRVSALAKHFNQTSKPNFTGRSRSEKKSNNKKDTNEEFKKPELEEGTPGHEYELVDRVAGRLAKSKYACTGGSVSELSFEAHQIIHDVRPSFEEGWLVGELNGKVGLVPENYVEFID, from the exons ATGGGTCTTCAGCCTTTGGAATTTTCAGACTGTCTTGTCGACAGCCCTTTTTTGAGAGGTAAACTTCAGGAACATGAACAGGAGCTGGAGGGAATGAGTAAAGCTATTAAAGTGCTCATTCAGCATGGCAAGGAGGTATTTGACGCAGCCCGAC aGCTGTCCCAGGCACAGAAGACATTTGCTAAGGATTTAAAAGATTTGCAGTTTCAGTGTATAGACAAGCAGACAGATGATGAAACAACTATTG TCAAAACTCTTTCTGAGTTTGGGAAATATCTTCTTGATATTGAACAGCTACGAGAAACCATG GTAAATTCAACCGAGCTACACTTCATTCAGCGACTTGAGGCATTCACTCGGAACGATTTGGATGCTGTTAAA GACCACAAGAAGAACTTTGACAAGCAGACAACCATATTCTGTCAGTCACAGGAGCGGTACTTAGGCATCAAATCTAAGGCCAGTGAATCACAGctaaaag AGGCAGATGTTCAGATGGAGGCTGATAGACGTGAGTTCTATCAGGCTTCTATGAAATATGTACTGAAGCTGCAGGAGATGcacgagaagaagaaatttgaGTTTGTAGAAAAT CTTCTGGGGTACATGAGTGGCTGGATGACATTCTACCATGAAG GCTATGAAAAACTTGGTGACTTCAGACTAAATGATAAAAGATTGAGACTTTTGCTGCAAAAG GCACGAGAGAACTTTGAATGTACCAAAGGGGAAGCTGAACAGCTGATGGACAAGATGTTGAAAGCTCCTGGGACA GAGCTGATGGATCAGTCTGCTGTGTTACAAGGGTTTACACGCCAGGGCTATCTGTACCTGATGGAGAAAA AGGCCTTAGGCACATCATGGACAAAATACTTTTGTCAGTACAACAAGGAAACCAAGGAATTATTTTGCATGGTCTACATGAAAAATGGTGAAATG GGGGAACCAGATAAGTACATACTGCAGTCATGCACCAG GAGGAAGACCGAGTCCATAGACAGAAGATTTTGCTTTGATGTCATCGTTAAAGACAG ACCAAACCCACTAACATTCCAAGCATTGTCTGGTGATGACCGAAGATACTGGCTGGATGCTTTAGATGGCCGCGAACCA GTTTACCTGGTAACAGAAATAAAGTCAAAATCAG TTTCAGTCAGTCTGAATGAAGATGGTTTCAACTTTGTGAAGAAGGCTATTGCAGCTGTTGAAGCACGTG GGCTAGAGACAGAAGGACTTTACAGACTTCCTGGTGTCCAATCAGCTGTTGCAACTTTACTGGAAAAGGCACTGAGAAGAG ATCACAAGAAATCTGAGCCAAATTATGAAGACCCTGTTGCAGTAGATACCAGAACACTTACCAGTACACTCAAACTTTACTTCAG ATCCTTGTCCGAACCTCTGATGACATTTGACCTTTATGATTCATTTGTAGCAGCTGCTA AGCAAGAGACTGAAGAGCAGCGTCTGGAAAGTGTGATGTTACACATTAAGAAGCTGCCTTCAGCCAACTTTAACATGCTGGCCCTGCTTGTTGGTCATCTGGCTAG aattgcAGAGAAGAGTGCAGTGAATGGGATGTCATCTGCAAATCTTGGCATTTGTTTCTCACCTTCACTTATTCGACCTCGTTCAGAAACAATGGCTTCTGTCCTTGACCTGCGGTTCTGCAGTATTTTTGTGGAAATCCTTATACAGAATTATGAAAAG ATTTTCAGACTGAGAGCAGATGCAGTTAACTGTGGCGAAGCAAAATATAGTGCAGCTCATCGACCATCGTTTAGCGTTGCCCCAGCTCGTGAGCCTGATACTAGTGTCACACTTAGGCGAAAATCATCACCAGCTATCAAGACTCCTGAGACAGAATCATCAGGGCCTGTCAAATCAGGCAGGGTCAGCGCACTGG cAAAACACTTTAACCAGACATCAAAACCCAACTTTACTGGAAG GTCTAGatctgaaaagaaaagtaacaacaagaaggataCAAATGAAGAGTTTAAAAAACCTGAACTTGAAGAGGGGACACCTGGACATGAGTATGAGCTTGTTGACAGGGTTGCTGGCAG ACTAGCAAAGAGCAAGTATGCTTGTACTGGGGGCTCCGTTTCAGAGCTGTCATTTGAAGCCCATCAGATTATCCATGATG TGCGGCCATCCTTTGAAGAAGGCTGGCTTGTTGGAGAGTTAAACGGAAAGGTGGGACTGGTTCCTGAGAATTATGTGGAATTCATTGACTAA
- the LOC112559103 gene encoding uncharacterized protein LOC112559103 encodes MSRYTVVFLLSILCLCDFTKGETLDDYCNTYSVSVYSSPSFYYLINNQKYDSLCQVGFDSTSTTVLTISGSGLDCSQCHISVWDANNYVSKSNGNICSMGYFKYTYFSDYLEAINLHVQGTACANAP; translated from the exons ATGAGTCGCTACACCGTTGTCTTCCTACTCTCCATTTTGTGCCTGTGTGATTTCACTAAAG GAGAAACTCTCGACGATTACTGCAACACATACTCTGTCTCCGTCTACAGTAGCCCCAGCTTCTACTACCTCATAAACAACCAAAAGTATGACAGTCTCTGTCAAGTCGGCTTCGACAGCACCAGCACCACTGTTCTCACTATTTCCGGTTCTGGTCTAGACTGCTCCCAGTGCCACATCAGCGTGTGGGACGCCAATAACTACGTGTCCAAGTCTAATGGCAACATTTGCTCCATGGGTTACTTCAAATACACCTATTTTTCTGACTACTTGGAGGCCATCAACCTGCACGTACAAGGGACGGCCTGCGCCAATGCCCCATAA
- the LOC112559095 gene encoding rho GTPase-activating protein 26-like isoform X1, which translates to MGLQPLEFSDCLVDSPFLRGKLQEHEQELEGMSKAIKVLIQHGKEVFDAARQLSQAQKTFAKDLKDLQFQCIDKQTDDETTIVKTLSEFGKYLLDIEQLRETMVNSTELHFIQRLEAFTRNDLDAVKDHKKNFDKQTTIFCQSQERYLGIKSKASESQLKEADVQMEADRREFYQASMKYVLKLQEMHEKKKFEFVENLLGYMSGWMTFYHEGYEKLGDFRLNDKRLRLLLQKARENFECTKGEAEQLMDKMLKAPGTELMDQSAVLQGFTRQGYLYLMEKKALGTSWTKYFCQYNKETKELFCMVYMKNGEMGEPDKYILQSCTRRKTESIDRRFCFDVIVKDRPNPLTFQALSGDDRRYWLDALDGREPVYLVTEIKSKSVSVSLNEDGFNFVKKAIAAVEARGLETEGLYRLPGVQSAVATLLEKALRRDHKKSEPNYEDPVAVDTRTLTSTLKLYFRSLSEPLMTFDLYDSFVAAAKQETEEQRLESVMLHIKKLPSANFNMLALLVGHLARIAEKSAVNGMSSANLGICFSPSLIRPRSETMASVLDLRFCSIFVEILIQNYEKIFRLRADAVNCGEAKYSAAHRPSFSVAPAREPDTSVTLRRKSSPAIKTPETESSGPVKSGRVSALAKHFNQTSKPNFTGSGSIKLRNLSDSIVPGATSSRSEKKSNNKKDTNEEFKKPELEEGTPGHEYELVDRVAGRLAKSKYACTGGSVSELSFEAHQIIHDVRPSFEEGWLVGELNGKVGLVPENYVEFID; encoded by the exons ATGGGTCTTCAGCCTTTGGAATTTTCAGACTGTCTTGTCGACAGCCCTTTTTTGAGAGGTAAACTTCAGGAACATGAACAGGAGCTGGAGGGAATGAGTAAAGCTATTAAAGTGCTCATTCAGCATGGCAAGGAGGTATTTGACGCAGCCCGAC aGCTGTCCCAGGCACAGAAGACATTTGCTAAGGATTTAAAAGATTTGCAGTTTCAGTGTATAGACAAGCAGACAGATGATGAAACAACTATTG TCAAAACTCTTTCTGAGTTTGGGAAATATCTTCTTGATATTGAACAGCTACGAGAAACCATG GTAAATTCAACCGAGCTACACTTCATTCAGCGACTTGAGGCATTCACTCGGAACGATTTGGATGCTGTTAAA GACCACAAGAAGAACTTTGACAAGCAGACAACCATATTCTGTCAGTCACAGGAGCGGTACTTAGGCATCAAATCTAAGGCCAGTGAATCACAGctaaaag AGGCAGATGTTCAGATGGAGGCTGATAGACGTGAGTTCTATCAGGCTTCTATGAAATATGTACTGAAGCTGCAGGAGATGcacgagaagaagaaatttgaGTTTGTAGAAAAT CTTCTGGGGTACATGAGTGGCTGGATGACATTCTACCATGAAG GCTATGAAAAACTTGGTGACTTCAGACTAAATGATAAAAGATTGAGACTTTTGCTGCAAAAG GCACGAGAGAACTTTGAATGTACCAAAGGGGAAGCTGAACAGCTGATGGACAAGATGTTGAAAGCTCCTGGGACA GAGCTGATGGATCAGTCTGCTGTGTTACAAGGGTTTACACGCCAGGGCTATCTGTACCTGATGGAGAAAA AGGCCTTAGGCACATCATGGACAAAATACTTTTGTCAGTACAACAAGGAAACCAAGGAATTATTTTGCATGGTCTACATGAAAAATGGTGAAATG GGGGAACCAGATAAGTACATACTGCAGTCATGCACCAG GAGGAAGACCGAGTCCATAGACAGAAGATTTTGCTTTGATGTCATCGTTAAAGACAG ACCAAACCCACTAACATTCCAAGCATTGTCTGGTGATGACCGAAGATACTGGCTGGATGCTTTAGATGGCCGCGAACCA GTTTACCTGGTAACAGAAATAAAGTCAAAATCAG TTTCAGTCAGTCTGAATGAAGATGGTTTCAACTTTGTGAAGAAGGCTATTGCAGCTGTTGAAGCACGTG GGCTAGAGACAGAAGGACTTTACAGACTTCCTGGTGTCCAATCAGCTGTTGCAACTTTACTGGAAAAGGCACTGAGAAGAG ATCACAAGAAATCTGAGCCAAATTATGAAGACCCTGTTGCAGTAGATACCAGAACACTTACCAGTACACTCAAACTTTACTTCAG ATCCTTGTCCGAACCTCTGATGACATTTGACCTTTATGATTCATTTGTAGCAGCTGCTA AGCAAGAGACTGAAGAGCAGCGTCTGGAAAGTGTGATGTTACACATTAAGAAGCTGCCTTCAGCCAACTTTAACATGCTGGCCCTGCTTGTTGGTCATCTGGCTAG aattgcAGAGAAGAGTGCAGTGAATGGGATGTCATCTGCAAATCTTGGCATTTGTTTCTCACCTTCACTTATTCGACCTCGTTCAGAAACAATGGCTTCTGTCCTTGACCTGCGGTTCTGCAGTATTTTTGTGGAAATCCTTATACAGAATTATGAAAAG ATTTTCAGACTGAGAGCAGATGCAGTTAACTGTGGCGAAGCAAAATATAGTGCAGCTCATCGACCATCGTTTAGCGTTGCCCCAGCTCGTGAGCCTGATACTAGTGTCACACTTAGGCGAAAATCATCACCAGCTATCAAGACTCCTGAGACAGAATCATCAGGGCCTGTCAAATCAGGCAGGGTCAGCGCACTGG cAAAACACTTTAACCAGACATCAAAACCCAACTTTACTGGAAG TGGCAGTATCAAGCTTCGCAACCTGAGTGATAGCATTGTGCCTGGGGCCACCTC GTCTAGatctgaaaagaaaagtaacaacaagaaggataCAAATGAAGAGTTTAAAAAACCTGAACTTGAAGAGGGGACACCTGGACATGAGTATGAGCTTGTTGACAGGGTTGCTGGCAG ACTAGCAAAGAGCAAGTATGCTTGTACTGGGGGCTCCGTTTCAGAGCTGTCATTTGAAGCCCATCAGATTATCCATGATG TGCGGCCATCCTTTGAAGAAGGCTGGCTTGTTGGAGAGTTAAACGGAAAGGTGGGACTGGTTCCTGAGAATTATGTGGAATTCATTGACTAA